TGCGCGCAGGAACAGCTGCTCGACCTCGGCCGGTGCATCGACGGAAACCTCGATGACCCCGTGCGGTCCGGCCTCGTTGCGCAGCAGCGCTGCGATCCGGTCCATCGGGGTGTGCTTCCAGTTGACCTCGCGGCCGGTGGGAACGGCGAATGCCGTCGGGTCGTACGAGGTCAACCGCTCCGAGCGGGTCTGGATGGGGGCCCAGCCGCCGTCGCTGTGCGGCGTCGAACCCGGGACGTTCGTGGGAGGCACGTTCGTAGAGGGCACCGTTGCGGGTGCCTGAGTGGTCGCCGTCATCTAGCCGACCGATCCTTCCATGCCCATCTCGATGAGCTTGTTGAGCTCCATGGCGTACTCCATGGGAAGTTCCCGCGCGATCGGCTCGATGAATCCGCGCACGATCATCGCCATCGCCTCGTCCTCGGGCATGCCACGGCTCATCAGGTAGAACAGCTGCTCCTCGCTGACCTTCGAGACCGTCGCCTCGTGGCCGAGCTGGACGTCATCAACCCGGATGTCGATCGACGGGTAGGTGTCCGATCGTGAGATCGAGTCCACCAGCAGCGCATCGCACCGAACGGTGTTGGCCGAGTGGTGCGCGTTCGCCTCGACCCGGACTTCACCGCGATAGCCGGCGCGGCCACCGCCGCGAGCGATCGACTTCGACACGATCGAGGACTGCGTGTAGGGCGCCATGTGGATCATCTTGGCGCCGGCGTCCTGGTGCTGACCGGGACCGGCGAATGCGACGGAGAGCGTCTCGCCCTTGGCGTGCTCGCCGACCAGGAAGATCGACGGATACTTCATCGTGACCTTCGAGCCGATGTTGCCGTCGATCCACTCCATCGTCGCGCCCTCGTGGGCGATGGCCCGCTTGGTGACGAGGTTGTAGACGTTGTTCGACCAGTTCTGAATCGTCGTGTACCGGACGCGTGCGTTCTTCTTGACGATGATCTCGACCACGGCCGAGTGCAGCGAATCGCTCTTGTAGATCGGCGCCGTGCAGCCCTCGATGTAGTGCACGTACGAGCCCTCGTCGGCGATGATCAGCGTCCGCTCGAACTGACCCATGTTCTCGGTGTTGATGCGGAAGTAGGCCTGTAGCGGGATCTCCACATGGACGCCGGGCGGCACGTAGACGAACGACCCACCGGACCACACCGCCGTGTTTAGCGCCGCGAACTTGTTGTCGCCGGACGGGATGACGGTGCC
This portion of the Microbacterium pygmaeum genome encodes:
- the sufB gene encoding Fe-S cluster assembly protein SufB, which codes for MSDVLIDRPELESLGQYEFGWHDEDAAGATAQRGLSEAVVRGISTLKSEPEWMLKARLKGLQLFERKPMPTWGADLSEIDFDNIKYFVRSTEKQAGSWEELPEEIRNTYERLGIPEAERQRLVSGVAAQYESEVVYHQINEQLEAQGVIFMDTDTALREHPEFFTEYFGTVIPSGDNKFAALNTAVWSGGSFVYVPPGVHVEIPLQAYFRINTENMGQFERTLIIADEGSYVHYIEGCTAPIYKSDSLHSAVVEIIVKKNARVRYTTIQNWSNNVYNLVTKRAIAHEGATMEWIDGNIGSKVTMKYPSIFLVGEHAKGETLSVAFAGPGQHQDAGAKMIHMAPYTQSSIVSKSIARGGGRAGYRGEVRVEANAHHSANTVRCDALLVDSISRSDTYPSIDIRVDDVQLGHEATVSKVSEEQLFYLMSRGMPEDEAMAMIVRGFIEPIARELPMEYAMELNKLIEMGMEGSVG